From Candidatus Nomurabacteria bacterium, one genomic window encodes:
- the rplB gene encoding 50S ribosomal protein L2, giving the protein MAIKTHRPVTPGQRGMTTQDLSAITTKRPVKSLLATRKQQAGRNNRGVITSRRRGGGAKRHYRVMNWNLPEGFKATVEHIEYDPTRSARIARLKESTGKYHYIVAPKGLKQGATVCAGQDAPIELANRLPLKNIPTGTIIYSVEMIPGNGAQMVRSAGAMAQLAAKDEGYVQVKLPSGEVRRVHEDAQAHIGAVGNEQHQNVKLGKAGRSRHMSRRPKVRGVVMNPVDHPHGGGEARGKGYKAPTTPWGQKTLGYKTRARNKVTNKFIVRSRHAGKRK; this is encoded by the coding sequence ATGGCTATTAAAACTCACCGACCAGTAACTCCAGGCCAACGCGGTATGACAACTCAAGACTTGAGTGCAATTACCACCAAACGCCCTGTTAAGAGCTTGCTTGCTACACGCAAACAACAAGCCGGACGCAATAATCGTGGCGTTATTACTTCGCGAAGACGAGGTGGAGGTGCTAAGCGTCATTACCGTGTTATGAACTGGAATCTACCAGAAGGCTTTAAAGCCACAGTCGAACATATCGAATACGATCCAACCAGAAGCGCTAGAATTGCTCGCTTAAAAGAAAGCACAGGCAAGTACCATTACATAGTTGCGCCAAAAGGCTTAAAGCAAGGTGCTACAGTTTGTGCTGGTCAAGATGCTCCTATTGAATTAGCAAACCGCCTACCACTCAAAAACATTCCAACCGGTACGATTATTTACAGTGTTGAAATGATCCCTGGTAACGGTGCACAGATGGTTCGGAGCGCTGGTGCTATGGCTCAGCTAGCTGCTAAAGACGAAGGTTATGTTCAGGTCAAGTTACCTAGCGGCGAAGTTCGCCGAGTTCACGAAGACGCTCAAGCTCATATTGGGGCTGTTGGGAACGAACAACACCAAAACGTTAAGCTTGGTAAGGCAGGACGTAGTCGCCACATGAGCCGACGTCCAAAAGTACGAGGTGTCGTGATGAACCCTGTAGATCACCCACACGGTGGTGGTGAAGCACGCGGTAAGGGCTATAAAGCCCCGACAACTCCTTGGGGTCAAAAGACACTTGGCTACAAGACTCGAGCTAGAAATAAAGTAACCAATAAGTTTATTGTAAGAAGCCGACATGCCGGCAAGAGGAAATAA
- the rplW gene encoding 50S ribosomal protein L23: protein MIDIKLIPRISEKAYTQADKHNVYAFVVPVSANKIEIKKAVEAVYGVSVTNVRTLVQDGKQARSIRIKQRGRYLSGRRSDMKKAYVTLKDGDQIPVFAEMMSEGGEQ from the coding sequence ATGATCGATATTAAACTTATTCCAAGAATCAGCGAGAAAGCCTACACGCAGGCCGATAAGCACAATGTATATGCATTTGTTGTTCCAGTAAGTGCAAATAAGATTGAGATTAAAAAAGCTGTCGAAGCTGTTTACGGTGTTAGTGTTACTAATGTGCGCACCCTAGTCCAAGACGGTAAACAAGCGCGCAGTATTCGAATCAAACAACGTGGTCGCTACCTAAGTGGTCGACGTTCTGATATGAAAAAAGCCTACGTGACCCTAAAAGATGGCGATCAAATCCCTGTTTTTGCAGAAATGATGTCTGAAGGAGGAGAACAGTAA
- the rplD gene encoding 50S ribosomal protein L4 produces MSVATYTKTGAKATSPAKLNKDVFNVEVNSHELVRLAYEGFNQDVRRNLAKTLRRGEVRGGGRKPWRQKGTGRARFGSTRNPIWTGGGIVFGPLGNENYTTKLNKKAKSEAMRQALSLKNISNKLVVIESLPTSGKTAELAKLVDKLGAKGSVVLVDATKNDSVGRAVANLANVSLLTSSYLNVRRVLDADLVVLTSKAVEALEARLAGK; encoded by the coding sequence ATGAGCGTAGCTACTTACACAAAGACAGGCGCAAAAGCTACTTCGCCAGCTAAACTAAATAAAGACGTATTCAATGTAGAAGTTAATAGTCATGAACTAGTCCGTCTAGCCTACGAAGGCTTTAACCAAGACGTGCGACGTAATCTAGCTAAAACACTTCGTCGTGGTGAAGTTCGCGGTGGTGGCCGCAAGCCTTGGCGCCAGAAAGGTACTGGCCGAGCTCGATTTGGCTCGACACGTAACCCAATCTGGACTGGCGGTGGTATCGTTTTTGGCCCTTTGGGTAACGAAAACTACACCACCAAACTTAATAAGAAAGCCAAGAGCGAAGCCATGCGTCAAGCTTTAAGCTTAAAAAACATCTCGAATAAATTAGTTGTTATCGAGAGTTTACCAACAAGCGGTAAAACTGCCGAGCTAGCTAAGCTAGTCGACAAACTTGGCGCAAAAGGCTCGGTTGTACTTGTCGATGCTACCAAGAACGACTCTGTTGGTCGGGCAGTAGCCAACTTAGCCAATGTCAGTTTGCTAACCAGTAGCTACCTGAATGTACGGCGCGTACTCGACGCAGACTTAGTGGTGTTAACTAGCAAAGCTGTAGAAGCTCTCGAAGCACGATTGGCAGGTAAATAA
- the rplC gene encoding 50S ribosomal protein L3, translating to MKAIFGTKLGMTSIVDDNGSMVAVTLLSASPNKVVQVKTTEKDGYQAIQLGFGKAKNTGKAAAGHYKKAGIEPVAKLKEVRVDELPEDLKVGDEVKVDSFAVGDIVDVTGTSKGKGWAGTIKRHNFHRQRKTHGGKGDTRKVGSIGSMYPQRIFKGKKMAGQYGGTTVTTERLRVALVDTELNVIGVIGAVPGPNKSTVVVREARR from the coding sequence ATGAAAGCTATATTTGGTACAAAACTCGGTATGACCTCGATCGTTGATGACAACGGCTCGATGGTTGCCGTGACTTTGCTTTCCGCTAGCCCTAACAAGGTAGTCCAAGTTAAAACCACTGAAAAAGATGGTTACCAAGCAATTCAGCTTGGTTTTGGAAAAGCCAAGAATACAGGCAAAGCGGCAGCTGGTCACTATAAAAAAGCTGGTATCGAACCAGTTGCAAAACTAAAAGAAGTCCGAGTCGACGAACTTCCCGAAGACCTTAAGGTTGGAGACGAAGTCAAAGTCGACTCTTTTGCTGTTGGTGATATCGTGGATGTAACCGGAACAAGCAAAGGCAAAGGCTGGGCTGGTACCATTAAACGCCACAACTTCCATCGACAACGAAAAACACACGGTGGTAAGGGCGACACACGTAAAGTTGGTTCGATTGGATCAATGTACCCACAACGTATTTTTAAAGGCAAGAAAATGGCCGGACAATATGGTGGGACTACCGTAACTACCGAAAGACTTCGTGTAGCTCTAGTTGATACAGAACTTAACGTTATCGGTGTTATAGGTGCAGTACCTGGACCAAATAAAAGCACAGTTGTAGTTAGGGAGGCCCGAAGATGA
- the rpsJ gene encoding 30S ribosomal protein S10, which yields MAEANVPTQRIRIRLKAYDHKVIDQSAKQIVDTALRTGAKIVGPVPLPTRKTTYTVVKSPHVYKKGREQFEMRVHKRLIDITEPSPKTIDSLMNLSLPAGCDAEIKM from the coding sequence ATGGCCGAGGCCAATGTTCCAACTCAGCGAATTCGAATTCGCTTAAAAGCATACGATCACAAAGTAATCGACCAATCTGCTAAGCAGATCGTTGATACGGCCTTGCGTACTGGGGCAAAAATTGTTGGCCCAGTGCCACTACCTACCCGTAAAACTACTTACACCGTAGTGAAAAGCCCACATGTTTATAAAAAAGGCCGAGAACAGTTCGAAATGCGCGTCCACAAGCGACTTATCGATATCACCGAGCCAAGCCCCAAGACCATTGATAGTTTGATGAACCTATCGTTGCCGGCTGGCTGCGACGCCGAAATCAAGATGTAA
- the tuf gene encoding elongation factor Tu — translation MADNFDRSKPHVNVGTMGHVDHGKTTLTAAITMTLSKRLPSAVNKPVAYDQIDNAPEEKARGITIATSHQEYESEKRHYAHVDMPGHADYVKNMITGAAQIDGAVLVVSAADGPMPQTREHVLLAKQVGVPSILVFLNKMDLADPELVEIVEMDVRELLAKYDFDENCPIIKGSATKAVEGDEAAMDAVMELVHAMDDYIPEPVRDLDKPFLMPIEDVFSIKGRGTVATGRIEAGVLNLNDEVEIVGIRPTQKTVVTGIEAFKKNLDQGKAGDNAGVLLRGVEREDIERGQVLCKPGSITPHTEFDAEVYILTKEEGGRHTPFFKGYKPQFYFRTTDVTGEVELPADKEMVMPGDTVTFKVKLLQPIAMDQGLNFAIREGGRTVGAGVVTKIDK, via the coding sequence GCAGCAATCACAATGACGCTTTCTAAGCGACTACCTAGCGCTGTTAACAAACCTGTTGCATACGATCAAATCGACAATGCTCCAGAAGAAAAAGCTCGTGGTATAACCATCGCTACATCTCACCAAGAGTACGAGAGCGAAAAGCGCCACTATGCACACGTCGACATGCCTGGTCACGCTGACTATGTAAAAAACATGATTACTGGTGCTGCCCAGATTGATGGCGCCGTACTGGTTGTGTCAGCTGCAGATGGCCCTATGCCACAGACTCGTGAACACGTGCTACTTGCCAAACAAGTTGGTGTGCCAAGCATTCTTGTTTTCCTAAACAAGATGGACCTGGCCGACCCAGAGCTCGTAGAAATCGTCGAAATGGACGTTCGTGAGCTGCTAGCTAAGTATGACTTCGACGAAAACTGCCCAATCATCAAGGGCTCAGCTACAAAAGCTGTCGAAGGCGACGAAGCTGCTATGGACGCAGTCATGGAGCTTGTACATGCTATGGATGACTACATTCCAGAACCTGTACGCGACCTAGACAAGCCATTCCTAATGCCAATCGAAGACGTATTCTCGATTAAAGGCCGTGGTACTGTGGCTACTGGTCGTATCGAAGCTGGTGTTCTAAACCTCAACGACGAAGTTGAAATTGTTGGTATTCGACCAACTCAGAAAACAGTTGTAACCGGTATCGAAGCTTTCAAGAAAAACCTCGACCAAGGTAAGGCTGGCGACAATGCTGGTGTACTTCTAAGAGGTGTTGAACGCGAAGATATCGAACGAGGTCAGGTACTATGCAAACCAGGTTCAATCACTCCACATACCGAGTTTGATGCCGAAGTCTACATCTTAACTAAAGAAGAAGGTGGACGTCACACACCATTCTTTAAAGGTTATAAGCCACAGTTCTACTTTAGAACTACCGACGTAACTGGCGAAGTCGAGCTACCTGCCGACAAAGAAATGGTTATGCCTGGTGACACTGTAACCTTTAAGGTTAAGTTACTTCAACCAATCGCTATGGATCAGGGTCTAAATTTCGCTATTCGCGAAGGTGGCCGAACTGTAGGTGCTGGTGTGGTAACCAAGATTGACAAATAA